In Pseudomonas nunensis, a single window of DNA contains:
- the plsY gene encoding glycerol-3-phosphate 1-O-acyltransferase PlsY encodes MFWLLATFAYLLGSLSFAILLSRLTGNPDPRMSGSGNAGATNMLRLVGKKLAVLTLLGDLCKGLLPVLIAAVAGLSLQEQAWIGVYAVIGHLFPIYFRFRGGKGVATAAGMLLGLYPPAALLAVCAWLLTFYLTRTSSLAALIATPLTLPLLAWQEPAALLPMSALTALIVWRHRGNLRDLFAGRERHF; translated from the coding sequence ATGTTTTGGTTATTGGCGACCTTCGCCTACCTGCTCGGCTCTCTGTCCTTCGCCATTTTGCTCAGCCGCCTGACCGGTAACCCGGATCCGCGAATGAGTGGCTCGGGCAATGCCGGCGCCACCAACATGTTGCGCCTGGTCGGCAAGAAACTCGCCGTCCTCACCTTGCTCGGCGACCTGTGCAAAGGCTTGTTGCCCGTACTGATCGCCGCTGTTGCCGGCCTTTCGCTACAAGAACAGGCCTGGATCGGCGTTTATGCCGTCATCGGCCACCTGTTCCCAATTTACTTCCGCTTTCGCGGCGGCAAGGGTGTCGCCACCGCGGCCGGCATGTTGCTGGGTCTTTACCCGCCGGCTGCCTTGCTGGCGGTTTGCGCCTGGCTGCTGACGTTCTACCTGACCCGCACCAGCTCACTGGCAGCGCTGATCGCTACACCGCTGACCCTGCCATTGCTCGCCTGGCAAGAGCCGGCGGCATTGCTGCCCATGAGCGCGCTCACGGCGTTGATCGTCTGGCGGCATCGCGGCAATCTACGCGACCTGTTTGCAGGGCGCGAACGGCATTTTTAA
- the folB gene encoding dihydroneopterin aldolase codes for MDRVFIEGLEVDTVIGAYDWERGIRQCLRLDLSFAWDNRPAAAGDDLTLALDYASVSSRIQAFAEQAQFQLVETFAERLVEVLMSEFKITWMRLKLTKPGAVPAATGGVGVEIERGCR; via the coding sequence TTGGACAGAGTGTTTATCGAGGGCCTGGAAGTCGACACCGTGATTGGTGCCTACGACTGGGAACGAGGCATCCGCCAGTGTCTGCGACTGGACCTGAGCTTCGCCTGGGACAATCGCCCGGCAGCGGCTGGCGATGACCTGACCCTGGCGCTCGATTATGCGAGCGTTTCGTCGCGTATCCAGGCGTTCGCCGAGCAGGCGCAGTTCCAACTGGTCGAGACCTTTGCCGAGCGTTTGGTTGAAGTGTTGATGAGCGAATTCAAGATCACCTGGATGCGCCTCAAACTGACCAAGCCGGGCGCTGTGCCGGCGGCCACCGGTGGCGTGGGCGTGGAGATCGAGCGCGGATGTCGCTGA
- the folK gene encoding 2-amino-4-hydroxy-6-hydroxymethyldihydropteridine diphosphokinase yields the protein MSLTQVYLGLGSNIEREAHLQAGLEALAGFLVDIRCSAVFESQPVGIKSGPFFNFVVSAFTDLPLVELDRRLKFIEADNGRYAPDRKGLPLDIDVLLFGDLVGNFDGLILPRAEILKNAFVLWPLSLIAPDRVHPGVGKSFATLWAEAQIDQVLAPVAFEWRGEQLTPSNLL from the coding sequence ATGTCGCTGACTCAGGTTTACCTCGGGCTCGGTAGCAATATCGAGCGCGAAGCCCATTTGCAGGCTGGCCTGGAAGCCCTGGCGGGTTTTCTGGTGGATATCCGCTGCTCGGCGGTGTTTGAAAGCCAGCCGGTGGGAATCAAGAGTGGTCCGTTCTTCAATTTCGTGGTGTCGGCGTTCACTGACCTGCCACTGGTGGAACTCGATCGCCGGCTGAAATTCATCGAGGCGGACAACGGCCGTTACGCGCCGGATCGCAAGGGTTTGCCCCTGGATATCGACGTGTTGTTGTTCGGTGATCTGGTGGGTAACTTCGATGGGTTGATCCTGCCCCGGGCAGAGATCCTGAAAAATGCCTTCGTGCTGTGGCCGTTGTCGCTGATTGCGCCGGACAGAGTGCATCCGGGCGTAGGCAAAAGCTTCGCGACCTTGTGGGCAGAAGCACAGATTGATCAGGTGTTGGCGCCGGTGGCGTTTGAGTGGCGCGGTGAGCAACTGACCCCTTCGAATTTGTTGTGA